In Microbacterium cremeum, a genomic segment contains:
- the rpsE gene encoding 30S ribosomal protein S5, which yields MSDNKENIVTEQAAAEAPAEAATAPAEREREPRRGGRERNPNRDRGGRDRNESQFLERVVTINRVSKVVKGGRRFSFTALVVVGDGNGVVGVGYGKAREVPLAISKGVEEAKRNFFRVPRVGSTIPHPVQGEAAAGVVLLRPAAAGTGVIAGGPVRAVLECAGIHDVLSKSLGSSNTINIVHATVEALKQLEEPRAVAARRGLEFDQVAPARLVRAEAEAAAAAKAGV from the coding sequence GTGAGTGACAACAAGGAGAACATCGTGACCGAGCAGGCAGCTGCCGAGGCTCCGGCCGAGGCCGCTACGGCGCCCGCCGAGCGCGAGCGCGAGCCGCGCCGCGGCGGTCGCGAGCGCAACCCCAACCGCGACCGCGGTGGTCGCGACCGCAACGAGAGCCAGTTCCTCGAGCGCGTCGTCACCATCAACCGCGTGTCGAAGGTCGTCAAGGGCGGTCGCCGCTTCAGCTTCACCGCGCTCGTCGTCGTCGGCGACGGCAACGGTGTGGTCGGCGTCGGCTACGGCAAGGCCCGTGAGGTGCCGCTGGCGATCTCGAAGGGTGTCGAGGAGGCCAAGCGCAACTTCTTCCGCGTCCCCCGTGTCGGCTCGACGATCCCGCACCCGGTGCAGGGTGAGGCGGCCGCCGGTGTGGTGCTGCTTCGTCCCGCCGCAGCCGGTACCGGTGTCATCGCCGGTGGCCCGGTGCGTGCGGTGCTCGAGTGCGCCGGCATCCACGACGTGCTGTCGAAGTCGCTCGGGTCGTCGAACACGATCAACATCGTCCACGCGACGGTGGAGGCCCTGAAGCAGCTCGAGGAGCCCCGTGCGGTCGCCGCGCGTCGTGGTCTCGAGTTCGACCAGGTCGCCCCCGCTCGTCTCGTCCGTGCCGAGGCTGAGGCCGCGGCCGCTGCGAAGGCAGGTGTGTGA
- the rpsC gene encoding 30S ribosomal protein S3: MGQKVNPYGFRLGITTDHVSRWFSDSTKPGQRYADYVAEDIKIRRLLTTSLDRAGVSNIEIERTRDRVRVDIHTARPGIVIGRRGAEAERIRADLEKLTGKQIQLNILEVKNPEADAQLVAQGIAEQLTARVAFRRAMRKGLQGAQRAGAKGVRIQVSGRLGGAEMSRSEFYREGRVPLHTLRANIDYGFYEAKTTFGRIGVKVWIYKGDLTNKELAREQANQKPARERGDRRGPRGDRRNEAPVAEGASA, encoded by the coding sequence ATGGGACAGAAGGTCAACCCGTACGGCTTCCGCCTCGGCATCACCACGGACCACGTGTCGCGTTGGTTCTCGGACTCGACGAAGCCCGGACAGCGCTACGCCGACTACGTGGCCGAGGACATCAAGATCCGTCGCCTGCTGACGACGTCGCTGGACCGCGCCGGCGTCAGCAACATCGAGATCGAGCGCACGCGTGACCGCGTCCGCGTCGACATCCACACCGCCCGCCCGGGCATCGTGATCGGTCGCCGCGGGGCCGAGGCCGAGCGCATCCGCGCCGACCTCGAGAAGCTCACCGGCAAGCAGATCCAGCTGAACATCCTCGAGGTGAAGAACCCCGAGGCCGACGCCCAGCTCGTCGCGCAGGGCATCGCCGAGCAGCTCACCGCTCGCGTGGCGTTCCGCCGCGCGATGCGCAAGGGCCTGCAGGGCGCGCAGCGCGCCGGCGCCAAGGGCGTCCGCATCCAGGTCTCCGGCCGCCTCGGCGGCGCCGAGATGAGCCGCTCGGAGTTCTACCGCGAGGGTCGTGTGCCGCTGCACACGCTGCGCGCGAACATCGACTACGGCTTCTACGAGGCGAAGACCACCTTCGGTCGCATCGGCGTGAAGGTGTGGATCTACAAGGGCGACCTGACCAACAAGGAGCTCGCGCGCGAGCAGGCGAACCAGAAGCCGGCGCGTGAGCGCGGCGACCGCCGTGGCCCGCGCGGCGACCGTCGCAACGAGGCCCCCGTGGCAGAAGGAGCGTCGGCGTAA
- the rplP gene encoding 50S ribosomal protein L16, whose amino-acid sequence MLIPRKVKYRKQHHPKRDGQATGGTKVSFGEFGIQALTPAYVTNRQIESARIAMTRHIKRGGKVWINIYPDRPLTKKPAETRMGSGKGSPEWWVANVKPGRVLFEVAGVNEQLAREALTRAIHKLPLKARIIKREEGDA is encoded by the coding sequence ATGCTCATCCCCCGCAAGGTCAAGTACCGCAAGCAGCACCACCCCAAGCGCGACGGCCAGGCCACCGGCGGCACGAAGGTCTCCTTCGGCGAGTTCGGCATCCAGGCCCTCACGCCCGCTTACGTGACCAACCGTCAGATCGAGTCCGCTCGTATCGCCATGACGCGTCACATCAAGCGTGGCGGCAAGGTGTGGATCAACATCTACCCCGACCGACCGCTGACCAAGAAGCCCGCCGAGACCCGCATGGGTTCGGGTAAGGGCTCGCCGGAGTGGTGGGTCGCAAACGTCAAGCCGGGTCGCGTCCTCTTCGAGGTCGCCGGCGTCAACGAGCAGCTCGCTCGTGAGGCCCTGACCCGTGCCATCCACAAGCTGCCTCTCAAGGCACGCATCATCAAGCGCGAGGAGGGCGACGCGTAA
- the rplO gene encoding 50S ribosomal protein L15, translated as MAEKAEKNEAVEAEAPKKAPAKRRTEPAEVKTAAPKAAAEKKAPAKKAAPAKAAADKAEKVEKSEKAAPAKKAPAKKAAPAKKDAPAARPGVLKVHHLRPVPGSNTPKTRVGRGEGSKGKTAGRGTKGTKARYQVKVGFEGGQMPLHMRTPKLRGFKNPFRVEYQVVNLDKLAELYPAGGDVTVGDLVAKGAVRKNEKVKVLGTGDISVKLNVSVDKVSGSAEQKIVAAGGSVK; from the coding sequence ATGGCTGAGAAGGCCGAGAAGAACGAGGCCGTCGAGGCTGAGGCCCCCAAGAAGGCCCCCGCCAAGCGACGTACTGAGCCCGCCGAAGTGAAGACGGCTGCGCCCAAGGCCGCCGCCGAGAAGAAGGCTCCGGCCAAGAAGGCTGCGCCCGCCAAGGCGGCTGCCGACAAGGCCGAGAAGGTGGAGAAGTCCGAGAAGGCTGCTCCCGCCAAGAAGGCTCCCGCCAAGAAGGCTGCGCCCGCCAAGAAGGATGCCCCGGCAGCGCGCCCCGGCGTGCTCAAGGTGCACCACCTGCGTCCGGTCCCGGGCTCGAACACCCCCAAGACCCGTGTGGGTCGCGGTGAGGGCTCCAAGGGCAAGACCGCCGGCCGTGGCACCAAGGGCACGAAGGCCCGCTACCAGGTCAAGGTCGGCTTCGAGGGTGGGCAGATGCCGCTGCACATGCGCACCCCGAAGCTCCGCGGCTTCAAGAACCCGTTCCGCGTCGAGTACCAGGTCGTGAACCTGGACAAGCTCGCGGAGCTGTACCCCGCCGGTGGCGATGTCACCGTCGGCGACCTGGTCGCCAAGGGCGCGGTGCGCAAGAACGAGAAGGTCAAGGTGCTCGGCACCGGCGACATCTCGGTGAAGCTCAACGTGTCGGTCGACAAGGTCTCGGGATCCGCCGAGCAGAAGATCGTCGCCGCGGGCGGCAGCGTCAAGTAA
- the rplN gene encoding 50S ribosomal protein L14, translating to MIQNESRLKVADNTGAKELLTIRVLGGSNRRYAGLGDIIVATVKDAIPGGNVKKGDVVKAVVVRTVKSTRRPDGSYIKFDENAAVILKNDGEPRGTRIFGPVGRELRDKKFMKIVSLAPEVI from the coding sequence GTGATTCAGAACGAGTCCCGCCTCAAGGTCGCCGACAACACGGGCGCCAAGGAGCTGCTCACCATCCGCGTTCTCGGCGGCTCGAACCGTCGCTACGCCGGTCTGGGTGACATCATCGTGGCGACCGTCAAGGACGCGATCCCGGGCGGCAACGTGAAGAAGGGCGACGTGGTCAAGGCCGTCGTCGTCCGCACCGTCAAGTCGACCCGTCGTCCCGACGGCTCGTACATCAAGTTCGACGAGAACGCCGCCGTCATCCTGAAGAACGACGGGGAGCCCCGCGGCACCCGCATCTTCGGACCGGTCGGTCGTGAGCTTCGCGACAAGAAGTTCATGAAGATCGTCTCGCTCGCCCCGGAGGTCATCTGA
- the rplV gene encoding 50S ribosomal protein L22, which translates to MVESIARVRHIRVTPQKARRVVALIKGKQAEEALAILKFAPQGASEPIYKLVASAIANARVKADKDGEYLDEQDLYVKNAYVDEGTTLKRFRPRAQGRAFQIKKRTSHITVVLSTPEVAETAPAAKSKKASK; encoded by the coding sequence ATGGTGGAGTCCATCGCACGCGTGCGACACATCCGCGTGACCCCTCAGAAGGCTCGTCGTGTCGTCGCCCTCATCAAGGGCAAGCAGGCCGAGGAGGCCCTGGCCATCCTCAAGTTCGCGCCGCAGGGCGCGAGCGAGCCGATCTACAAGCTCGTCGCCTCGGCGATCGCGAACGCTCGCGTGAAGGCCGACAAGGACGGCGAGTACCTGGATGAGCAGGACCTGTACGTGAAGAACGCGTACGTCGACGAGGGCACGACGCTCAAGCGTTTCCGGCCCCGCGCCCAGGGTCGTGCCTTCCAGATCAAGAAGCGCACGAGCCACATCACCGTCGTGCTCTCGACCCCCGAGGTCGCGGAGACGGCGCCGGCTGCCAAGAGCAAGAAGGCGAGCAAGTAA
- the rpsQ gene encoding 30S ribosomal protein S17, whose translation MADKKQAAEVEHGEHDVRDVNARGYRKARRGYVVSDKMDKTIVVEVEDRVKHPLYGKVIRRTSKVKAHDEGNTAGIGDLVLINETRPLSATKRWRLVEILEKAK comes from the coding sequence ATGGCTGACAAGAAGCAGGCCGCTGAGGTCGAGCACGGCGAGCACGACGTCCGCGACGTCAACGCCCGCGGCTACCGCAAGGCTCGCCGTGGCTACGTCGTCAGCGACAAGATGGACAAGACCATCGTCGTCGAGGTCGAGGACCGCGTGAAGCACCCGCTGTACGGCAAGGTCATCCGCCGGACCTCCAAGGTCAAGGCGCACGACGAGGGCAACACGGCCGGCATCGGCGACCTCGTCCTCATCAACGAGACCCGCCCGCTGAGCGCCACCAAGCGCTGGCGTCTGGTCGAGATCCTGGAGAAGGCCAAGTGA
- the rplC gene encoding 50S ribosomal protein L3, translating to MAHINEKVSKGLLGTKLGMTQVWDENGKLVPVTVIEIAPNVVTQVRTPEKDGYNAVQIAYGQIDPRKVNKPLTAHFEAAGVTPRRHLTEIRTADAADYSLGQELTAEGTFEAGQLVDVVGTSKGKGTAGVMKRHNFKGVSASHGAHRNHRKPGSIGASSTPSRVFKGMRMAGRMGGERVTVLNLTVHAVDAEKGLLLVKGAVPGARGRIVYVRNAVKGA from the coding sequence ATGGCACACATCAACGAAAAGGTTTCCAAGGGCCTGCTCGGCACCAAGCTCGGCATGACCCAGGTCTGGGATGAGAACGGCAAGCTCGTTCCCGTCACCGTCATCGAGATCGCTCCGAACGTCGTCACCCAGGTGCGCACGCCGGAGAAGGACGGCTACAACGCCGTCCAGATCGCCTACGGCCAGATCGACCCCCGCAAGGTGAACAAGCCCCTCACGGCCCACTTCGAGGCCGCCGGCGTCACGCCGCGCCGCCACCTCACCGAGATCCGCACCGCGGACGCTGCTGACTACTCACTCGGTCAGGAGCTCACGGCTGAGGGCACGTTCGAGGCCGGCCAGCTGGTCGACGTCGTCGGCACCAGCAAGGGCAAGGGCACCGCGGGTGTCATGAAGCGCCACAACTTCAAGGGCGTCTCCGCTTCGCACGGTGCGCACCGCAACCACCGCAAGCCCGGTTCGATCGGCGCCTCGTCGACCCCGAGCCGCGTGTTCAAGGGCATGCGCATGGCCGGCCGTATGGGTGGCGAGCGCGTGACCGTCCTCAACCTCACGGTGCACGCCGTCGACGCCGAGAAGGGTCTGCTGCTCGTCAAGGGCGCCGTCCCCGGCGCGCGCGGCCGCATCGTCTACGTCCGCAACGCAGTGAAGGGTGCCTGA
- the rplD gene encoding 50S ribosomal protein L4, with protein sequence MADSTLALDVVKADGTAAGSVELPASIFDVKTNIPLIHQVVIAQLAAARQGTHSTKRRGEVSGAGRKPFKQKGTGNARQGSIRAPHMTGGGIVHGPKPRDYSQRTPKKMIAAALLGALSDRARGERLHVVESFDIEGAPSTKAAASVFASLGATKNVLVVVDRDDDLSVLSVRNIAYAHVLPFDQLNAYDVLVSDDIVFTKAAFGAFVASKSTTTEEVSA encoded by the coding sequence ATGGCTGACTCGACTCTCGCGCTCGACGTCGTGAAGGCAGACGGCACGGCGGCTGGTTCCGTCGAACTGCCGGCCTCGATCTTCGACGTCAAGACGAACATCCCGCTCATCCACCAGGTCGTCATCGCGCAACTCGCGGCGGCACGCCAGGGCACCCACTCGACCAAGCGTCGCGGTGAGGTCTCGGGCGCCGGCCGCAAGCCCTTCAAGCAGAAGGGCACGGGTAACGCCCGCCAGGGCTCGATCCGCGCGCCGCACATGACCGGCGGTGGCATCGTGCACGGCCCCAAGCCGCGCGACTACTCGCAGCGCACGCCCAAGAAGATGATCGCCGCCGCCCTGCTGGGTGCGCTCAGCGACCGTGCTCGCGGCGAGCGTCTTCACGTCGTCGAGTCGTTCGACATCGAGGGCGCGCCCTCGACCAAGGCCGCCGCGTCGGTCTTCGCCTCGCTCGGCGCCACCAAGAACGTGCTCGTCGTGGTGGACCGCGACGACGACCTCAGCGTGCTGAGCGTCCGCAACATCGCCTACGCCCACGTGCTGCCGTTCGACCAGCTGAACGCCTACGACGTGCTCGTCTCGGACGACATCGTCTTCACCAAGGCTGCCTTCGGCGCGTTCGTCGCCTCGAAGAGCACCACCACCGAGGAGGTCTCGGCATGA
- the rplW gene encoding 50S ribosomal protein L23, with amino-acid sequence MSSIAVNKDPRDIILKPVVSEKSYGLIDEGKYTFLVDPRASKTEIKLAIEKIFGVKVAAVNTINRVGKARRTRFGTGKRKDTKRAIVTLKSGTIDIFTAVG; translated from the coding sequence ATGAGCAGCATCGCCGTGAACAAGGACCCGCGCGACATCATCCTGAAGCCGGTCGTGTCCGAGAAGAGCTACGGGCTCATCGACGAGGGCAAGTACACCTTCCTCGTCGACCCGCGCGCCTCGAAGACCGAGATCAAGCTCGCGATCGAGAAGATCTTCGGTGTCAAGGTGGCCGCGGTCAACACGATCAACCGTGTCGGCAAGGCACGCCGCACCCGCTTCGGCACCGGCAAGCGCAAGGACACCAAGCGCGCCATCGTGACCCTGAAGTCGGGCACCATCGACATCTTCACGGCAGTCGGCTGA
- the rplX gene encoding 50S ribosomal protein L24, producing the protein MANIKKGDLVQVITGAKPERGGDRGKQGKVLEVLTEQNRVIVEGVNYVTKHTRVGQSQRGTKTGGIETMEAPIHISNVQLVDPSTKKPTRVGHRVEEQTKDGVKRTVRVRYAKKSGKDL; encoded by the coding sequence ATGGCGAACATCAAGAAGGGCGACCTGGTTCAGGTCATCACGGGCGCCAAGCCCGAGCGTGGCGGCGACCGCGGCAAGCAGGGCAAGGTCCTCGAGGTCCTCACCGAGCAGAACCGCGTCATCGTCGAGGGCGTGAACTACGTCACCAAGCACACCCGTGTCGGCCAGTCCCAGCGCGGCACCAAGACGGGCGGCATCGAGACGATGGAAGCCCCGATCCACATCTCCAACGTCCAGCTCGTCGACCCCTCGACCAAGAAGCCGACGCGTGTCGGCCACCGCGTCGAGGAGCAGACGAAGGACGGCGTCAAGCGCACGGTCCGCGTGCGTTACGCGAAGAAGTCAGGCAAGGACCTCTGA
- the rplB gene encoding 50S ribosomal protein L2, whose protein sequence is MAIRKYKPTTPGRRGSSVADFAEITRSTPEKSLLRPLSKTGGRNNQGRITTRHIGGGHKRQYRLIDFRRNDKDGIDAKVAHIEYDPNRTARIALLHYKDGEKRYILAPNKLQQGDIVESGPSADIKPGNNLPLRNIPTGTVIHAIELRPGGGAKMARSAGASVRLVAKDGPYAQLRLPSGEIRNVDARCRATVGEVGNAEQSNINWGKAGRKRWKGVRPTVRGVAMNPVDHPHGGGEGKTSGGRHPVSPWGQAEGRTRHANKESDKYIVRRRNAGKKRK, encoded by the coding sequence ATGGCTATTCGCAAGTACAAGCCCACGACCCCGGGTCGCCGCGGCTCGTCGGTGGCAGACTTCGCCGAGATCACCCGATCGACGCCTGAGAAGTCGCTCCTCCGCCCGCTCAGCAAGACCGGTGGCCGCAACAACCAGGGCCGCATCACCACCCGTCACATCGGCGGTGGCCACAAGCGTCAGTACCGTCTCATCGACTTCCGTCGCAACGACAAGGACGGCATCGACGCGAAGGTCGCGCACATCGAGTACGACCCCAACCGCACCGCGCGCATCGCGCTGCTGCACTACAAGGACGGCGAGAAGCGCTACATCCTCGCGCCGAACAAGCTGCAGCAGGGCGACATCGTCGAGTCGGGGCCGAGCGCCGACATCAAGCCGGGCAACAACCTGCCGCTGCGCAACATCCCGACCGGTACCGTCATCCACGCCATCGAGCTCCGCCCCGGCGGCGGCGCGAAGATGGCCCGTTCGGCCGGTGCCTCGGTGCGTCTCGTCGCCAAGGACGGTCCCTACGCTCAGCTGCGTCTGCCCTCGGGCGAGATCCGCAACGTCGACGCGCGCTGCCGCGCGACCGTCGGCGAGGTCGGCAACGCCGAGCAGTCGAACATCAACTGGGGCAAGGCCGGCCGCAAGCGCTGGAAGGGCGTCCGCCCGACCGTCCGTGGTGTCGCCATGAACCCTGTCGACCACCCGCACGGTGGTGGTGAGGGCAAGACCTCCGGTGGTCGTCACCCTGTTTCGCCGTGGGGCCAGGCCGAAGGCCGCACCCGCCACGCGAACAAGGAAAGCGACAAGTACATCGTTCGCCGTCGCAACGCCGGCAAGAAGCGCAAGTAG
- the rpsS gene encoding 30S ribosomal protein S19 has protein sequence MPRSLKKGPFVDEHLLRKVVSQNEANTKNVIKTWSRRSMIVPAMLGHTIAVHDGRKHIPVFVTETMVGHKLGEFAPTRTFRGHVKDDKKGRRR, from the coding sequence ATGCCTCGCAGCCTTAAGAAGGGCCCCTTCGTCGACGAGCACCTGCTTCGCAAGGTCGTCTCGCAGAACGAAGCCAACACGAAGAACGTCATCAAGACCTGGTCACGTCGTTCGATGATCGTCCCGGCCATGCTGGGCCACACGATCGCCGTCCACGACGGTCGCAAGCACATCCCCGTGTTCGTGACCGAGACCATGGTCGGCCACAAGCTGGGCGAGTTCGCGCCCACCCGCACCTTCCGCGGCCACGTGAAGGACGACAAGAAGGGCCGTCGCCGCTGA
- the rplF gene encoding 50S ribosomal protein L6 → MSRIGRLPIDIPAGVTVTVDGQDVAVKGPKGELALTVARPIEVKVEEGQVVVTRPDDERSSRSLHGLTRTLINNNIVGVTQGYTKGLEVVGTGYRVAQKGTAVEFALGFSHPVLIEPPAGITLTVEGNNKLTVSGIDKQAVGEAAANIRKIRKPEPYKGKGVRYAGEVVRRKAGKAGK, encoded by the coding sequence ATGTCGCGTATCGGTCGTCTTCCGATCGACATCCCCGCCGGTGTGACCGTCACGGTCGACGGCCAGGATGTCGCCGTCAAGGGCCCCAAGGGCGAGCTCGCGCTCACCGTGGCCCGTCCCATCGAGGTCAAGGTCGAGGAGGGCCAGGTCGTCGTGACCCGTCCCGACGACGAGCGCTCGTCGCGCTCGCTCCACGGCCTCACCCGCACGCTCATCAACAACAACATCGTCGGTGTCACCCAGGGCTACACCAAGGGCCTCGAGGTCGTCGGCACGGGTTACCGCGTGGCGCAGAAGGGCACCGCGGTCGAGTTCGCTCTCGGCTTCTCGCACCCCGTCCTGATCGAGCCGCCTGCCGGCATCACCCTGACCGTCGAGGGCAACAACAAGCTCACGGTCTCGGGCATCGACAAGCAGGCCGTCGGCGAGGCGGCTGCCAACATCCGCAAGATCCGCAAGCCCGAGCCGTACAAGGGCAAGGGTGTGCGCTACGCCGGCGAGGTCGTCCGGCGCAAGGCCGGAAAGGCTGGTAAGTAA
- the rpmC gene encoding 50S ribosomal protein L29, with amino-acid sequence MAIGTKTLAPSELDTFEDQRLVEELRKAKEELFNLRFQSATGQLESHGRIRAVKRDIARLYTVIRERELGIRATPAPLETATKAKKTKAKKADSADEATKEEAE; translated from the coding sequence ATGGCGATCGGCACCAAGACGCTCGCCCCGAGCGAGCTCGACACGTTCGAAGACCAGCGCCTGGTCGAGGAGCTGCGCAAGGCCAAGGAAGAGCTGTTCAACCTGCGCTTCCAGTCGGCCACCGGCCAGCTCGAGAGCCACGGCCGCATCCGTGCGGTCAAGCGCGACATCGCGCGGCTCTACACCGTGATCCGCGAGCGCGAGCTCGGCATCCGTGCCACGCCCGCTCCGCTGGAGACGGCGACCAAGGCGAAGAAGACGAAGGCCAAGAAGGCGGACTCCGCCGACGAGGCGACCAAGGAAGAGGCCGAGTGA
- the rpmD gene encoding 50S ribosomal protein L30 has protein sequence MAARLKVTQVKSKVSEKQNQRDTLRSLGLKRIGDSVVRPDDAQTRGYVRTVAHLVKVEEID, from the coding sequence ATGGCTGCGCGTCTGAAGGTCACGCAGGTCAAGTCCAAGGTGAGCGAGAAGCAGAACCAGCGCGACACGCTGCGTTCGCTCGGTCTGAAGCGGATCGGCGACTCGGTCGTCCGTCCCGACGACGCGCAGACGCGCGGCTACGTCCGGACCGTCGCGCACCTCGTCAAGGTTGAGGAGATCGACTGA
- the rplR gene encoding 50S ribosomal protein L18: MAVKSKSDARARRHARLRKKVVGTTERPRLVVTRSARHVFVQLVDDSKGHTLASASTLETDLRATDADKTAKARKVGELLAERAKAAGVSDVVFDRGGNRYAGRVAAIADGAREGGLNL; this comes from the coding sequence ATGGCTGTGAAGTCGAAGTCCGACGCGCGCGCGCGTCGTCACGCCCGCCTTCGCAAGAAGGTCGTCGGCACGACCGAGCGTCCCCGCCTGGTCGTGACGCGTTCGGCGCGCCACGTGTTCGTGCAGCTCGTCGACGACAGCAAGGGCCACACGCTGGCCTCGGCCTCGACGCTCGAGACCGATCTGCGTGCGACCGACGCCGACAAGACCGCCAAGGCGCGCAAGGTCGGCGAGCTCCTCGCGGAGCGCGCCAAGGCTGCCGGCGTCTCGGACGTCGTGTTCGACCGTGGCGGCAACCGCTACGCGGGCCGTGTCGCGGCGATCGCCGATGGCGCGCGCGAGGGAGGTCTGAACCTGTGA
- the rpsH gene encoding 30S ribosomal protein S8, which produces MTMTDPVADMLTRLRNANSAHHDSVSLPSSKLKTHIAEILKQEGYIAGWEVSDARVGQTLTLTLKYGPNRERSIAGIKRVSKPGLRVYAKSNEIPRVLGGLGVAILSTSSGLLTDRQAEQKGVGGEVLAYVW; this is translated from the coding sequence ATGACAATGACAGACCCGGTCGCAGACATGCTGACCCGTCTGCGCAACGCGAACTCGGCGCACCACGACTCCGTGTCGCTGCCGAGCTCGAAGCTCAAGACGCACATCGCCGAGATCCTCAAGCAGGAGGGCTACATCGCAGGCTGGGAGGTCAGCGACGCACGCGTCGGCCAGACCCTCACGCTGACGCTCAAGTACGGCCCGAACCGCGAGCGGTCGATCGCCGGCATCAAGCGCGTCTCGAAGCCCGGTCTCCGCGTCTACGCGAAGTCGAACGAGATCCCCCGTGTCCTCGGCGGTCTCGGCGTCGCGATCCTGTCCACCTCCTCCGGTCTTCTCACGGACCGCCAGGCAGAGCAGAAGGGCGTGGGTGGGGAAGTCCTCGCCTACGTGTGGTGA
- the rplE gene encoding 50S ribosomal protein L5: MSTATAVEAGKIQPRLKQKYKAEIQQKLLEEFGYKNVMQIPGLVKVVVNTGVGEAARDSKVIDGAVDDLTKITGQKPVVTKARKSIAQFKLREGQPIGAHVTLRGDRAWEFVDRLVNLALPRIRDFRGLSGKQFDGHGNYTFGLQEQSVFHEINQDKIDRVRGFDITIVTSATTDDEGRALLRHLGFPFRNEDQQA; this comes from the coding sequence ATGAGCACCGCCACTGCCGTGGAGGCTGGCAAGATCCAGCCCCGCCTCAAGCAGAAGTACAAGGCCGAGATCCAGCAGAAGCTGCTGGAGGAGTTCGGTTACAAGAACGTCATGCAGATCCCCGGCCTGGTCAAGGTCGTGGTGAACACCGGTGTCGGCGAGGCCGCTCGCGACAGCAAGGTGATCGATGGCGCGGTCGACGACCTCACCAAGATCACCGGACAGAAGCCGGTCGTCACCAAGGCTCGCAAGTCGATCGCGCAGTTCAAGCTGCGCGAGGGCCAGCCCATCGGCGCGCACGTGACCCTTCGCGGCGATCGTGCGTGGGAGTTCGTCGACCGCCTCGTGAACCTCGCGCTGCCCCGCATCCGCGACTTCCGCGGTCTGTCGGGCAAGCAGTTCGACGGCCACGGCAACTACACGTTCGGTCTCCAGGAGCAGTCCGTGTTCCACGAGATCAACCAGGACAAGATCGACCGCGTGCGCGGTTTCGACATCACCATCGTGACGTCGGCGACCACGGACGACGAGGGCCGCGCGCTCCTGCGCCACCTCGGCTTCCCGTTCCGCAACGAGGACCAGCAGGCCTGA
- the rpsJ gene encoding 30S ribosomal protein S10 — protein MAGQKIRIRLKSYDHEVIDSSARKIVDTVTRAGATVVGPVPLPTEKNVIAVIRSPHKYKDSREHFEMRTHKRLIDIVDPTPKAVDSLMRLDLPADVNIEIKL, from the coding sequence ATGGCGGGACAGAAGATCCGCATTCGCCTGAAGTCGTACGACCACGAGGTCATCGACTCGTCGGCACGCAAGATCGTCGACACCGTGACCCGTGCGGGCGCGACCGTCGTGGGCCCCGTGCCCCTTCCGACCGAGAAGAACGTGATCGCCGTGATCCGTTCTCCCCACAAGTACAAGGACAGCCGCGAGCACTTCGAGATGCGCACCCACAAGCGCCTCATCGACATCGTCGACCCGACGCCGAAGGCCGTCGACTCGCTCATGCGCCTGGACCTCCCCGCTGACGTCAACATCGAGATCAAGCTCTGA